Proteins from a single region of Verrucomicrobiia bacterium:
- a CDS encoding serine hydrolase → AVIKPKEFPVFGHKYTNAELINFMIRHSDNTSFQVLLRNMGTEDFNQAYADLQLHYPDNIVSINDYMTTYQFSLFFRTLFNATYLNHDNSEAALALLAGAEYKNGIVAGIPSGTPVAHKFGVGAVSQADGTLQGELHDCGIIYRTDNPYLLCVMTKSKSLDMSAVEKTIAAISNTVYSNLK, encoded by the coding sequence GCTGTCATAAAGCCAAAGGAGTTTCCTGTTTTTGGTCACAAGTATACCAACGCCGAATTGATTAACTTTATGATCCGTCACTCAGATAACACCAGTTTTCAAGTGTTGCTAAGGAATATGGGCACCGAAGACTTTAATCAAGCGTATGCAGACTTGCAGCTTCACTACCCAGACAACATCGTGTCCATTAACGACTACATGACCACCTATCAGTTTTCCCTTTTCTTCCGCACCCTCTTCAATGCAACCTACCTCAACCATGACAACTCGGAAGCCGCCCTCGCCCTCCTTGCGGGCGCAGAATACAAGAACGGGATTGTGGCAGGCATACCTAGCGGTACGCCGGTGGCACATAAGTTTGGCGTGGGCGCAGTAAGTCAGGCAGATGGCACGCTTCAGGGAGAGCTTCACGATTGCGGTATTATCTATCGCACGGATAACCCCTACCTTCTCTGTGTCATGACAAAAAGCAAGTCGTTGGACATGTCGGCGGTTGAAAAAACCATCGCTGCCATCTCCAATACCGTATATAGCAACTTAAAATAG
- a CDS encoding class IV adenylate cyclase, translating into MGFINVEIKARAKDHKKIRALLLERKAEAKGTDHQVDTYFIVPNGRLKLREGNIENSLIFYNRPNQEGPKLSEIVFHDFDPKENLKEVLVKALPTKVVVDKQREIYFIGNLKFHLDTVEGLGTFVEIEARDYENVIGKEKLHEQCQEYVTLFGINEKDLLATSYSDLLLEK; encoded by the coding sequence ATGGGTTTCATCAACGTGGAGATTAAGGCGCGCGCCAAAGACCATAAGAAAATTCGCGCCTTGCTCTTGGAGCGAAAGGCGGAGGCAAAAGGCACAGACCACCAGGTGGATACCTATTTTATTGTGCCCAATGGGCGCTTAAAACTGCGCGAGGGAAACATTGAGAACAGCCTCATCTTTTACAACCGCCCCAACCAGGAAGGGCCAAAGCTGTCCGAAATAGTTTTTCACGATTTTGACCCTAAGGAGAACTTGAAAGAAGTGCTGGTAAAAGCACTCCCTACAAAAGTAGTGGTTGATAAGCAACGCGAGATATATTTCATTGGAAACCTCAAATTCCACCTGGATACCGTAGAGGGCCTGGGTACTTTTGTGGAAATTGAAGCGCGGGACTACGAGAATGTGATCGGCAAAGAAAAACTGCATGAGCAGTGCCAGGAATACGTAACCTTGTTTGGCATCAACGAGAAAGATCTCCTTGCCACTTCTTACAGTGATCTGCTCTTAGAAAAATAG
- a CDS encoding ATP-binding cassette domain-containing protein — protein sequence MPTSTTAISVEGLTKAFGENKVLTDINFSVERGSVFALLGPNGAGKTTAVRIMTTLLQADSGKVVIDGVTVSENPDAIRSMIGLTGQNAAVDEKLTGLANLQMIGKLYHLSTADANLRAQELIEQFELVDAANRPAKTYSGGMRRRLDLAASLIVSPPILFLDEPTTGLDPHSRNTMWNIIRELVSKGTTLLLTTQYLEEADQLADHIAVIDHGTVIAQGTATELKRSLGGDRLEVAFATPEDLEKAMKALKKYSPLAKPEQCELTVEVKKGFDQLAEVIAALKAEGIKVERTTLHEPTLDDVFLTLTGHKTEIAA from the coding sequence ATGCCAACATCCACTACCGCCATATCTGTTGAAGGTCTTACGAAGGCCTTTGGTGAGAACAAGGTTCTTACCGATATCAATTTCTCCGTAGAACGCGGCAGTGTCTTTGCCCTCCTTGGTCCAAACGGCGCCGGGAAGACTACGGCTGTCCGCATCATGACCACCCTTCTCCAGGCTGATTCTGGAAAAGTAGTCATTGATGGTGTCACCGTTTCTGAAAATCCTGACGCCATCCGCAGCATGATTGGCCTTACCGGCCAGAATGCCGCTGTAGATGAAAAACTGACCGGCCTTGCCAACCTGCAAATGATTGGCAAGCTCTACCACCTCTCTACTGCAGATGCCAACCTCCGCGCACAGGAACTTATTGAGCAGTTTGAACTAGTAGACGCCGCCAACCGCCCTGCCAAGACGTATTCTGGCGGTATGCGCCGTCGCCTCGACCTGGCAGCCAGTCTCATTGTGTCCCCTCCCATCCTTTTCTTGGATGAACCCACTACCGGCCTTGACCCTCACAGCCGCAATACCATGTGGAACATTATCCGGGAGCTTGTATCCAAGGGAACCACCCTCCTTCTCACTACCCAGTACCTAGAAGAGGCTGACCAGCTGGCAGACCACATTGCTGTCATTGACCACGGCACGGTAATTGCCCAAGGAACCGCCACAGAGCTTAAGCGCTCGTTGGGCGGAGACCGTCTTGAGGTAGCTTTTGCAACGCCTGAGGATTTGGAGAAAGCAATGAAAGCCTTAAAAAAGTATTCCCCGCTTGCCAAGCCTGAGCAGTGCGAACTGACCGTTGAGGTGAAGAAAGGATTTGATCAGCTTGCAGAAGTTATTGCCGCCCTTAAAGCTGAAGGAATAAAGGTTGAACGCACAACGCTCCATGAGCCAACCTTGGATGACGTATTCCTCACCCTCACGGGACACAAAACAGAAATTGCCGCCTAA
- a CDS encoding ABC transporter permease has product MPSTTTVTPLKRGKLYWFFHDTLVIMKRSLLHVKADPEQLLGITLQPIMFVVLFRYVFGGAINTGGESYINFLMAGIFVQTITFGASITGLTIASDLQRGIMDRFRSLPMNKSAILTGTVISDMIKNCLAIFVMIVTGLIVGFRPDADIMGWLAALGLLILFSFAISWVFAIVGMKGKTIEFVQQMGFLVLFPLTFVSSTFVPTSTMPAGLRPFAENQPLTHMAEAVRALLLNNPVGNHGWLALAWSLGILLVAVPIAISLFKKQGK; this is encoded by the coding sequence ATGCCTTCTACAACAACTGTCACACCTCTCAAGCGCGGCAAACTCTACTGGTTCTTCCATGACACCCTGGTGATTATGAAACGCAGTTTGCTGCATGTTAAAGCAGACCCTGAGCAGCTTCTGGGAATCACCCTACAGCCGATCATGTTCGTAGTGCTTTTCCGTTATGTATTTGGTGGCGCTATTAACACGGGTGGCGAATCCTACATCAACTTCTTGATGGCAGGTATCTTTGTGCAGACCATTACCTTTGGTGCCTCCATTACTGGCCTTACCATTGCCAGCGACTTGCAGCGCGGTATCATGGACCGCTTCCGTTCCTTGCCCATGAACAAGTCCGCCATCCTTACTGGGACGGTTATTTCGGACATGATTAAAAACTGTCTGGCCATTTTCGTCATGATTGTGACAGGCCTCATTGTAGGCTTCCGTCCTGACGCAGACATTATGGGCTGGCTGGCCGCTCTCGGACTCCTTATCCTGTTTTCCTTCGCTATCTCTTGGGTGTTTGCCATTGTAGGAATGAAAGGGAAAACCATCGAGTTCGTACAGCAAATGGGATTCCTCGTCCTATTCCCACTCACCTTCGTAAGCAGCACGTTCGTCCCAACCTCCACCATGCCTGCCGGCCTGCGTCCTTTTGCCGAGAACCAGCCCCTCACCCACATGGCAGAAGCAGTACGTGCCCTTCTCCTTAATAACCCAGTTGGTAACCATGGCTGGCTAGCGCTTGCCTGGAGCCTGGGCATCCTCCTAGTTGCCGTGCCAATTGCCATCAGCCTCTTCAAAAAGCAAGGCAAATAA
- a CDS encoding ABC-F family ATP-binding cassette domain-containing protein, whose translation MLLSLDIQEKTVGTDKTLLKDCSLVIQENSKVGLIGRNGAGKTTLFNILSGNDTDFLGTIEQRRNLRVVLTKQEHFGTASSTPLQYVIDSLPRYAELTEIITNFTEHPTSDPDDIQRFFAAQEEYTDRTYWNVSDHILESLGRYGISREQAVAPFSLLSGGEKRFLELVRVSYADADLILLDEPTNHMDYVGKAEFIRWLKDTKHSVCLISHDRDVLNVVNEIVELKDQKLHRTPGNYAHYLKQNSTRTLTAVSSYEESLKLSEKLHNQWMLARVRKLKAKSDAGRNNAKTQELRFEKAYKELQATIDRPSFWIDKESVDATKPKALEGYHKYKSKNIRIRPQELGEHTQDLLTVEDLSLGYTEPLFDHIKFTLEHGSQVQLKGRNGAGKSTLIQAILAAALNTPLTSTCYSGMITVNPKARIGVYKQEVPEALLDLTLNEAVTKLYQDQGLGITGDELRALLGSYLFEPMRDGELQIRKLSGGQKARFQLISMLSGKPNILILDEPTNHLDLPSIEELESALTGYEGALLYVSHDSFFVNTIGGDVVEI comes from the coding sequence ATGTTGCTTTCGCTTGATATCCAAGAAAAAACTGTCGGTACCGATAAGACACTCCTCAAGGATTGTTCCCTTGTCATACAGGAAAATTCTAAAGTTGGTCTTATTGGCAGAAATGGCGCCGGAAAGACCACCCTCTTCAATATTCTTTCTGGTAATGACACCGATTTCCTGGGAACTATCGAACAGCGCAGGAACCTCCGCGTAGTTCTCACCAAACAGGAGCACTTTGGCACGGCCTCCAGCACTCCGCTCCAGTACGTTATCGACTCCCTCCCCCGTTACGCAGAGCTCACAGAGATCATCACCAATTTCACTGAGCATCCCACCAGTGACCCTGACGATATCCAACGCTTCTTTGCTGCTCAGGAAGAATACACAGACCGTACCTACTGGAATGTTTCTGACCATATTCTAGAAAGCCTGGGCCGTTACGGAATTAGCAGGGAGCAGGCTGTCGCCCCATTCTCTCTCCTGTCTGGCGGTGAAAAGCGCTTCCTTGAGCTTGTCCGTGTTAGCTATGCAGACGCCGACCTAATCTTGCTCGATGAACCTACCAACCACATGGACTATGTGGGTAAGGCAGAATTCATTCGCTGGCTTAAAGACACCAAACACTCTGTTTGCCTGATCAGCCACGATCGGGACGTGCTGAATGTGGTGAATGAAATTGTTGAACTTAAAGACCAGAAGCTTCACCGTACACCGGGTAATTACGCTCACTACCTAAAGCAAAACAGCACCCGCACCCTTACCGCCGTTTCCAGCTACGAAGAATCACTCAAGCTTTCGGAAAAGCTGCACAACCAGTGGATGCTGGCCCGTGTCCGTAAACTGAAGGCAAAGTCTGACGCCGGGCGGAATAATGCCAAGACCCAAGAGCTTCGTTTTGAAAAAGCCTACAAAGAATTGCAGGCCACTATCGACCGGCCCAGTTTTTGGATTGATAAAGAAAGTGTAGATGCCACTAAGCCAAAGGCGCTTGAGGGATACCACAAGTACAAGAGCAAAAATATTCGCATCCGTCCTCAGGAGCTGGGTGAACACACCCAGGACCTACTTACCGTAGAAGACCTTTCTTTGGGTTATACTGAACCACTTTTCGACCATATTAAGTTCACCCTTGAGCATGGCAGTCAGGTGCAGCTTAAGGGACGGAATGGCGCTGGAAAGTCTACTCTCATCCAGGCCATTCTGGCCGCCGCACTCAACACACCTCTCACTTCCACCTGTTATAGCGGCATGATTACCGTCAACCCAAAAGCTCGGATTGGCGTATACAAACAGGAGGTCCCCGAGGCGCTCCTGGACCTGACCCTCAACGAAGCTGTTACAAAGCTCTACCAAGACCAGGGCCTCGGCATTACTGGCGATGAACTGCGCGCCCTACTAGGCAGCTACCTTTTTGAACCCATGCGCGATGGTGAGCTGCAGATTAGGAAGCTTTCAGGTGGGCAGAAGGCCCGCTTCCAACTCATCAGCATGCTCTCGGGCAAGCCCAATATCCTCATTCTAGACGAACCGACCAACCACCTAGACCTGCCTAGCATTGAGGAATTAGAAAGCGCCCTCACAGGATATGAAGGCGCTCTGCTCTATGTCAGCCACGACAGCTTCTTCGTCAACACCATAGGTGGCGATGTCGTAGAAATCTAA